In Numidum massiliense, a single genomic region encodes these proteins:
- the dpsA gene encoding dipicolinate synthase subunit DpsA: MLTGIQIAFIGGDARQLEVIKHCIEQDATVYLIGFDNLDSQYSGSRKSDLTPDVLRDIDVLVLPIVGTDDSGVVESIFTSKPILLTDELMMSLAKKCTVYTGLAKPYLYNLCKKHDIPLVEMLNRDDVAIYNSIPTVEGALMMAIQNTDITLHGANIFVLGMGRVGQTLARTLKALGGKVNVCVRRPEQYARAEEMGFTALYSGELKAHVYDADIVFNTVPAAIVTAEVIKQMPGHTLIIDLASKPGGTDFRYAERRGIKAMLAPSLPGLVAPKSAGRILAITLSQLIDEQMNEREGA, encoded by the coding sequence ATGCTTACTGGGATCCAGATAGCGTTCATCGGTGGTGATGCCCGCCAACTCGAAGTGATTAAGCACTGCATCGAACAAGATGCAACTGTTTATTTAATCGGGTTCGACAATTTGGATAGCCAGTACAGCGGTTCGCGCAAAAGTGATCTGACCCCAGATGTTTTGCGGGATATCGACGTCCTGGTCTTACCGATTGTCGGCACCGACGATTCCGGTGTAGTGGAAAGTATTTTTACGTCCAAACCGATTCTTCTGACGGACGAATTAATGATGTCGCTTGCAAAAAAATGTACGGTATATACAGGGTTGGCAAAACCGTATTTGTACAATTTGTGTAAAAAACACGACATCCCCCTCGTAGAGATGTTGAACCGGGACGACGTCGCCATTTACAATTCGATTCCTACCGTCGAAGGCGCCTTAATGATGGCGATCCAAAATACGGACATTACGTTGCACGGCGCAAATATCTTCGTGCTTGGGATGGGACGCGTCGGGCAGACGTTGGCGCGCACGCTAAAAGCACTCGGTGGAAAAGTAAACGTCTGCGTACGGCGACCGGAACAGTATGCGCGGGCGGAAGAAATGGGATTTACCGCCCTTTACTCCGGCGAGTTAAAAGCACACGTCTACGACGCAGACATCGTCTTTAACACCGTGCCCGCAGCGATTGTCACCGCTGAAGTGATCAAACAGATGCCAGGGCACACGCTTATCATCGACCTCGCTTCCAAACCGGGTGGGACAGACTTTCGCTATGCCGAAAGGCGAGGCATTAAGGCAATGCTCGCACCCAGTTTGCCTGGACTCGTCGCTCCTAAATCCGCGGGGAGAATTCTGGCGATCACTTTGTCACAGTTGATCGATGAACAGATGAACGAGCGGGAGGGAGCATGA
- a CDS encoding YlmC/YmxH family sporulation protein, translating to MRFSDLAGKEIIDVMNGERLGMVAQADLAVDPRSGRLEAMILPVRSSWFKKADMEIEIPWAYIRKIGPEMVIVEAKNRHYRAGE from the coding sequence ATGCGTTTTAGCGATCTCGCTGGTAAGGAAATTATCGATGTGATGAACGGGGAGCGGCTCGGTATGGTTGCGCAAGCGGATTTGGCGGTCGATCCGCGTTCAGGGCGACTGGAAGCGATGATTTTGCCCGTTCGTTCGTCGTGGTTTAAAAAAGCGGACATGGAAATCGAAATTCCGTGGGCGTACATTCGCAAGATCGGCCCAGAAATGGTCATCGTCGAAGCGAAAAACCGTCACTACCGTGCGGGCGAGTAA
- a CDS encoding aspartyl-phosphate phosphatase Spo0E family protein: MKRVHLKKLEAEVERLRKELMHKVSGDYTKLADPAILPLSKQLDGLITEYMKETTMMLKK, encoded by the coding sequence GTGAAAAGGGTACATTTAAAAAAGCTAGAGGCAGAGGTGGAGCGTCTGCGCAAGGAGTTAATGCACAAAGTTTCCGGCGATTATACGAAATTGGCTGATCCCGCGATTTTGCCGCTCAGTAAACAACTAGATGGACTTATAACCGAATATATGAAAGAGACGACAATGATGCTCAAAAAGTAG
- the dut gene encoding dUTP diphosphatase, whose translation MYNIQICQLPGNEDLPLPKKMSAGASGFDLVAAVREDVVLRPGERALVPTGIRIALPEGLEAQVRPRSGLALKQGITMLNSPGTIDADYRGEIRVIAINLGSEPFTIERGARIAQLVVQAVPRVQWQQVQTLSETERGSGGFGHTGV comes from the coding sequence TTGTATAACATTCAAATTTGTCAACTACCAGGAAACGAAGATTTACCACTTCCGAAAAAAATGTCTGCGGGCGCAAGCGGTTTTGATCTCGTCGCTGCCGTGCGCGAAGACGTCGTCTTACGGCCCGGGGAGCGGGCGCTCGTCCCGACGGGCATTCGTATCGCCTTGCCAGAAGGGCTGGAGGCACAAGTGCGTCCGCGCAGCGGACTCGCACTAAAGCAAGGAATTACGATGCTCAACAGTCCGGGGACGATCGATGCCGATTACCGCGGCGAAATCAGGGTCATTGCCATCAATCTCGGTAGCGAGCCGTTTACAATTGAACGAGGGGCGCGCATCGCACAGCTCGTCGTACAAGCAGTCCCGCGCGTTCAGTGGCAACAGGTGCAAACTCTTTCAGAGACCGAGCGGGGCAGCGGAGGGTTTGGACATACCGGCGTCTGA
- a CDS encoding M16 family metallopeptidase → MIERNQLANGVRILTEKNPHVRSVSIGIWVAVGSRFESLATNGMSHFIEHMVFKGTKTRSARAIAEAFDGIGGHVNAFTAKEYTCFYAKVLDEHTYVALDILYDMFFHSTFAAEEIEKEKQVVIEEIRMVEDTPDDLVHELLSQAALGNHPLGLPILGSVANVSSFTAERLRQFMDAEYTPARTVITVVGNVPEGLDDYLAQKFGAFTAPEPESVGARRTVHGETDDGAARAQVYGHDLSYDGTSHAPLNGRTNDYPGERPPFRTGVEQRVKATEQAHLCLSVPGLAVNDPYIYHLTLLSNIVGGSMSSRLFQEIREERGLAYSVFSYHTTYKDCGFFAIYAGTGAEQSERVLALLFDILRNVRTNGITREELQKAKEQLKGSFVLGMESTANRMSRLGKNELMLQEHPSPDDVLAKIDAIRWEDVIALAERLFAQEVSFAIVSPNDKLPNTFRRDALV, encoded by the coding sequence TTGATTGAACGTAACCAATTAGCGAACGGCGTGCGCATCCTTACGGAAAAAAATCCGCACGTACGCTCTGTATCGATCGGCATTTGGGTAGCGGTCGGCTCACGCTTTGAATCGCTCGCAACGAACGGCATGTCCCACTTTATTGAGCACATGGTGTTCAAAGGGACGAAAACGCGCTCGGCGCGCGCCATCGCCGAAGCGTTTGACGGCATCGGCGGTCACGTCAACGCCTTTACGGCCAAAGAGTACACGTGTTTTTACGCCAAAGTACTCGACGAACACACGTATGTAGCACTCGATATATTGTACGACATGTTTTTCCACTCCACGTTTGCCGCGGAAGAAATTGAAAAAGAAAAGCAGGTCGTCATCGAGGAAATTCGCATGGTCGAGGATACGCCCGACGATCTCGTGCACGAGTTGCTATCGCAAGCTGCGCTCGGAAATCATCCACTCGGGTTACCGATCCTCGGCTCGGTAGCGAATGTGAGCAGTTTTACGGCGGAGCGGCTGCGGCAGTTTATGGATGCTGAGTATACGCCTGCTCGTACCGTCATTACCGTCGTCGGCAACGTGCCCGAAGGGTTAGACGACTATTTGGCGCAGAAGTTCGGCGCATTTACAGCACCGGAGCCGGAGAGCGTCGGCGCACGCCGAACGGTGCACGGGGAAACGGACGACGGCGCAGCAAGGGCACAAGTATACGGACACGATCTGTCCTACGACGGAACCTCGCACGCGCCTCTAAATGGGCGAACGAACGACTATCCCGGCGAGCGGCCGCCGTTTCGCACCGGTGTCGAGCAGCGGGTGAAGGCGACTGAACAAGCGCACTTATGTTTAAGCGTGCCCGGGCTAGCTGTCAACGACCCGTACATCTACCATTTGACCTTGCTTTCCAATATTGTTGGCGGCAGCATGAGTTCGCGCTTGTTCCAAGAAATTCGCGAAGAGCGAGGACTGGCCTATTCTGTATTTTCGTATCATACGACGTATAAAGACTGCGGCTTTTTTGCGATTTACGCTGGCACCGGCGCTGAGCAAAGCGAACGCGTCCTCGCCTTATTGTTCGATATTTTACGCAACGTACGCACCAATGGCATTACCCGCGAGGAATTACAAAAGGCGAAAGAGCAGCTAAAGGGTAGTTTTGTGCTCGGAATGGAGAGTACGGCAAACCGCATGAGCCGACTCGGGAAAAATGAATTGATGTTACAAGAACATCCGAGCCCAGACGACGTACTAGCAAAAATTGATGCGATCCGTTGGGAAGATGTCATTGCGCTCGCAGAGCGGCTTTTTGCGCAAGAAGTGAGTTTTGCCATCGTCTCCCCCAACGACAAACTACCTAACACCTTCCGGAGGGATGCACTTGTATAA
- a CDS encoding polysaccharide deacetylase family protein, translated as MSRLQVKLVILAVSGVAVALLLTTFSPLTAYIDGVKHGQAVPVMSSQPTAGGETKMSDSLEQLVKKAAKEHSEPPIDARVDSVWKAIPGYNGLVVDESRTLALARDRGSSKPPKLVYREVPPKVQLKHLPPNPIYRGNEHKPMVALMINVAWGTEHIAPMLAILEREDVRATFFFDGSWLAKHADTAKQIVAAGHAVGNHAYHHPLMSRLSTDKMRQEMSATSELIKQSLGVETPFFAPPAGDFNDRVVQTAADLGMYTVLWTADTVDWKPSTTPQRMVERIRRDLGNGTLILMHPTDRTVEALPQIIQTVQQNGLTLGTVEEVLSEERIPRIEPQNLF; from the coding sequence ATGTCGCGGCTGCAAGTAAAACTAGTGATATTAGCGGTAAGCGGGGTAGCTGTCGCGTTACTGTTGACCACTTTTTCACCGTTGACGGCATACATTGACGGGGTCAAGCACGGGCAGGCAGTACCAGTTATGTCGTCCCAGCCTACTGCAGGCGGGGAGACGAAAATGAGCGATTCGTTGGAACAGCTAGTTAAAAAAGCGGCTAAGGAACATTCCGAGCCCCCAATTGACGCGCGCGTCGACTCCGTCTGGAAGGCAATTCCAGGATACAACGGGCTTGTCGTCGACGAATCGCGTACGCTCGCGCTCGCCCGCGATCGGGGGAGCAGTAAACCGCCTAAGCTCGTTTATCGCGAAGTACCGCCAAAAGTGCAGCTTAAGCATTTACCGCCTAACCCCATTTACCGCGGCAACGAGCATAAGCCGATGGTCGCGCTCATGATCAACGTTGCGTGGGGCACGGAACATATCGCGCCGATGTTAGCCATTCTCGAACGGGAAGACGTGCGCGCTACTTTTTTTTTCGACGGCAGCTGGCTCGCCAAACACGCGGACACAGCTAAGCAAATCGTCGCGGCCGGACACGCGGTCGGCAACCACGCCTACCACCACCCGCTCATGAGCCGCCTCTCGACGGACAAAATGCGGCAGGAAATGAGTGCGACATCAGAGTTAATCAAACAGTCGCTCGGTGTGGAGACGCCGTTTTTTGCGCCGCCGGCAGGAGATTTTAACGATCGCGTCGTACAGACGGCAGCGGACCTTGGCATGTACACCGTGCTATGGACCGCTGATACGGTTGACTGGAAACCGTCGACAACCCCGCAGCGAATGGTCGAACGCATCCGTAGAGACCTCGGCAACGGGACACTCATTTTAATGCATCCGACCGACCGCACGGTGGAAGCGTTGCCGCAAATTATTCAAACGGTGCAGCAAAACGGACTTACACTAGGAACGGTCGAGGAAGTGTTGTCTGAGGAGCGCATCCCGCGTATTGAGCCACAAAATCTGTTTTGA
- the pnp gene encoding polyribonucleotide nucleotidyltransferase, whose translation MTNVYSREEEFCNNMEKRYEYELGGRPLVLEIGKLAKQASGAVMVRYGDTAVLATATASKEPKNLDFFPLTVNYEERLYAVGKIPGGFIKREGRPSEKAILASRLIDRPLRPLFPEGFRNEVQVITTVMSVDQDCSSEMAAMIGASAALSISDIPFEGPIAGVTVGRIDGEFVLNPTIAEAEKSDIHLVVAGTKDAINMVEAGADEVPEETMLEAIMFGHDEIKKLIAFQEQIVAEVGQEKMVPELHQIDEELASQVRDQAGDRLIAAIQVQEKHAREEAIEQVKADIFALYEKEDAEETETEQRAVAEVLDDLVKDEVRRLITVEHIRPDGRGLDEIRPLSSQVGLLPRTHGSGLFTRGQTQVLSICTLGALGDVQILDGLDLEESKRFMHHYNFPPYSVGEARPIRSPGRREIGHGALGERALEPIIPSEDTFPYTIRLVSEVLESNGSSSQASICASTLALMHAGVPIKAPVAGIAMGLVKEGDRVAVLTDIQGMEDHLGDMDFKVAGTRQGVTALQMDIKIQGIDRTILADALAQARQGRLHIIDHMLETIAAPREELSEYAPKIVTVQIPPEKIRDVIGPSGRMVNKIIDETGVKIDIEQDGRVFIASADAEGNAKAKKIIEDLVREVEVGEIYLGTVKRVEKFGAFVEILPGKEGLVHISQLAPKRVEKVTDVVKVGDQVTVKVTEIDNQGRINLSRKAVLNEQAKASQKR comes from the coding sequence ATGACGAATGTGTACAGCAGAGAGGAGGAATTTTGTAACAACATGGAAAAACGTTATGAATACGAACTAGGCGGACGACCGCTTGTTTTGGAAATCGGGAAGCTGGCAAAGCAGGCTAGCGGGGCCGTGATGGTGCGCTATGGCGATACAGCCGTACTCGCGACAGCAACTGCTTCGAAGGAGCCGAAAAACCTCGACTTCTTCCCGTTGACGGTCAATTACGAAGAGCGGTTATACGCTGTTGGCAAAATCCCTGGAGGGTTTATTAAACGCGAGGGACGGCCGAGTGAGAAAGCGATTTTGGCGAGCCGATTAATCGATCGCCCGCTGCGCCCGTTATTCCCGGAAGGGTTTCGCAACGAGGTGCAAGTCATTACGACCGTCATGTCTGTCGATCAAGACTGTTCGTCTGAAATGGCGGCGATGATCGGTGCGAGTGCTGCATTATCCATCTCCGACATTCCGTTTGAGGGACCGATCGCCGGCGTCACTGTCGGCCGCATTGACGGCGAATTCGTGTTAAATCCGACGATTGCAGAGGCGGAAAAAAGTGACATCCACTTAGTCGTCGCTGGGACGAAAGACGCCATTAACATGGTGGAAGCGGGCGCAGATGAAGTGCCGGAAGAGACGATGTTAGAAGCGATTATGTTCGGGCACGACGAGATCAAAAAACTGATTGCCTTCCAAGAGCAAATCGTTGCCGAGGTCGGCCAGGAAAAGATGGTGCCTGAGTTGCATCAAATCGACGAGGAACTGGCGAGCCAAGTGCGCGATCAAGCGGGAGACAGGCTCATCGCCGCCATTCAAGTGCAGGAGAAACACGCGCGCGAGGAAGCGATCGAACAAGTGAAGGCGGATATTTTCGCCTTGTACGAAAAGGAAGACGCGGAAGAGACGGAAACAGAGCAGCGTGCGGTTGCCGAAGTGTTGGACGACCTTGTCAAAGATGAAGTGCGGCGCTTAATTACGGTTGAGCACATCCGTCCTGACGGGCGCGGCCTCGATGAAATTCGCCCGCTGTCGTCGCAGGTCGGTCTTTTGCCGCGCACACACGGGTCAGGACTGTTTACCCGCGGTCAAACGCAAGTGCTGTCGATCTGTACGCTCGGTGCACTTGGCGATGTACAAATATTGGACGGGTTAGACCTCGAGGAATCGAAGCGGTTTATGCACCACTATAACTTCCCGCCGTACAGTGTCGGCGAAGCGCGGCCGATTCGCTCGCCCGGACGACGTGAAATTGGGCACGGGGCACTCGGCGAACGGGCGCTCGAACCGATCATTCCTTCGGAAGACACGTTCCCATACACGATCCGCCTCGTTTCGGAAGTGTTAGAATCGAACGGGTCGTCATCGCAAGCGAGCATTTGTGCGTCGACTCTGGCGCTCATGCATGCAGGGGTTCCGATTAAAGCACCTGTGGCCGGCATTGCAATGGGCTTAGTGAAAGAAGGCGACCGCGTTGCGGTGCTCACGGACATCCAAGGGATGGAAGACCACCTCGGCGACATGGACTTCAAAGTGGCTGGTACGCGCCAAGGTGTCACTGCCTTGCAGATGGACATCAAAATCCAAGGGATCGACCGCACGATCTTAGCGGATGCACTTGCACAGGCACGGCAAGGTCGCTTGCACATTATCGACCACATGTTAGAAACGATTGCCGCGCCGCGGGAGGAACTGTCTGAGTACGCGCCGAAAATTGTTACCGTGCAAATCCCGCCGGAAAAAATTCGCGACGTCATAGGACCGAGTGGCCGCATGGTGAACAAAATTATCGACGAAACAGGTGTCAAAATCGACATCGAGCAAGATGGTCGCGTCTTTATCGCTTCTGCGGACGCCGAAGGTAACGCTAAAGCGAAAAAGATCATCGAAGACCTTGTACGCGAAGTAGAAGTCGGTGAAATTTACTTGGGGACGGTGAAGCGCGTCGAGAAGTTCGGGGCGTTCGTGGAGATCCTTCCGGGTAAAGAAGGGCTTGTCCACATTTCCCAGCTGGCGCCGAAACGAGTAGAAAAAGTGACCGACGTCGTTAAGGTCGGCGACCAAGTGACGGTCAAAGTAACCGAAATTGACAACCAAGGGCGCATTAACTTGTCGCGTAAAGCGGTGTTGAACGAGCAAGCGAAAGCTTCGCAGAAGCGTTAA
- the rpsO gene encoding 30S ribosomal protein S15, which yields MALDQAKKTEIIHEFQQKEGDTGSPEVQIAILTERINSLNEHLREHKKDHHSRRGLLKMVGQRRNLLNYLRNKDVARYRAVIQKLGLRR from the coding sequence ATGGCACTCGATCAAGCGAAGAAAACGGAGATCATTCACGAGTTTCAGCAAAAAGAAGGTGACACCGGATCTCCGGAAGTGCAGATCGCCATTTTGACAGAGCGGATTAACAGCCTGAACGAGCACTTGCGGGAACATAAGAAAGACCACCACTCCCGTCGCGGGTTGCTCAAAATGGTCGGTCAACGCCGTAACTTGCTCAACTACTTGCGCAACAAGGATGTGGCTCGTTACCGCGCCGTGATTCAAAAATTAGGACTGAGACGTTAA
- a CDS encoding ISLre2 family transposase, with protein sequence MLSFWESLRIRLMEVMADLFGEFLEQLDQMMTTHYKEKYGWKSERLDSREFTSFFGTVSYKRHLMYDRNGNAHYPVDEAIGLKRRKRYSPDLMMLGAELAAAPGMTYRLASEVTQKLAGITISHTTFQRLVKEAGEAQAVMDAEKRDRIFEDTVIPNSPSVKHLYCEADGLYVKGRGKGIEIKNMLAYTGWEQNGQRVSLTDRHVFSTVESVDDFWEIGYAAIRHRWDLSHTHVATNADAASWISEERVQNTFSEATSVVRQLDPFHVKRSIRRGLSRQPRLIPQIEKAISEKNKDRFKAVIDTAQGNAETEREEKRIENMQKYLEGHWEILCDWREVSPDVPKNARRMGCMESNQRRLAYRMKRRGMYWSEEGAQAIAKVQQGVTNGTLRQALLTVWPNRQVTQKLKRHARRIGKSDHIGVQVGRIQVGAASASSAIGYLDKVVNRRP encoded by the coding sequence ATGTTGTCGTTTTGGGAAAGCTTACGTATTCGCCTGATGGAAGTGATGGCTGATCTGTTCGGAGAATTTTTGGAGCAGCTCGATCAGATGATGACGACGCATTACAAGGAAAAATACGGTTGGAAAAGTGAGCGATTGGACAGCCGGGAGTTCACCAGTTTTTTTGGGACAGTGTCCTATAAACGCCACTTGATGTACGACCGAAACGGAAACGCACATTACCCTGTCGATGAGGCAATCGGTTTAAAACGCCGTAAAAGATACAGCCCAGACCTTATGATGCTCGGAGCAGAGTTAGCTGCAGCGCCGGGAATGACCTACCGCCTCGCCTCAGAGGTCACGCAAAAACTTGCCGGTATAACGATCAGCCATACGACGTTTCAGCGCTTAGTAAAAGAAGCAGGTGAAGCTCAAGCTGTCATGGATGCTGAAAAAAGGGATCGAATTTTTGAGGATACGGTAATTCCTAACTCTCCGTCCGTTAAGCACTTATATTGCGAAGCAGATGGCTTATACGTCAAAGGGAGAGGCAAAGGAATAGAGATCAAAAATATGCTTGCCTATACCGGGTGGGAGCAAAACGGACAGCGTGTCTCGTTAACAGATCGTCACGTCTTTTCTACCGTTGAATCGGTGGATGACTTTTGGGAAATAGGTTATGCAGCGATTCGACATCGTTGGGATCTCTCACATACACATGTGGCGACTAATGCGGATGCGGCTTCATGGATCTCTGAGGAACGCGTTCAAAATACCTTTTCTGAAGCGACATCGGTTGTCCGCCAATTGGATCCTTTTCACGTAAAGAGGAGTATTCGTCGCGGGTTGAGCCGCCAGCCAAGGCTCATTCCTCAAATTGAAAAGGCAATATCCGAAAAAAATAAGGATAGGTTTAAAGCGGTGATTGATACGGCACAGGGAAATGCAGAGACGGAGCGAGAGGAAAAGCGTATCGAGAACATGCAGAAGTATCTTGAAGGGCACTGGGAGATCCTCTGCGACTGGCGTGAGGTTAGTCCAGACGTGCCAAAAAATGCTCGTAGGATGGGATGCATGGAATCGAACCAGAGACGTCTGGCATACCGCATGAAACGTCGTGGCATGTACTGGAGTGAAGAAGGGGCTCAAGCCATCGCCAAAGTACAACAAGGCGTTACCAATGGGACGTTGAGACAGGCATTATTAACTGTCTGGCCCAACCGCCAAGTGACACAAAAACTAAAACGCCATGCGAGGCGAATAGGTAAGTCGGATCACATTGGGGTTCAAGTTGGCAGGATCCAAGTAGGTGCCGCATCAGCTTCAAGTGCTATTGGGTATTTGGATAAGGTGGTTAATCGCCGTCCTTGA
- a CDS encoding C39 family peptidase: MKKIVVFTGFLVIFALTIAAGTAYADTPELYPKLNPDGTKPYIDYPIDDETKAIITEKEKLVQLYLEAEEGKRSIAEVEKALRAFQEKIGEEPDMTLTDSLKTNAAAKGISLTHQTQSNYYYCGPATASMIIRARGVANTTQKQAAKKLGTTKSGTPWSLGKGKYPMKDTLNHFLKTKYYTPYGVNVNASKFKHHVKYTIDNGRGVAANTWEVKDGPKLKGHPKNGEILHWVPISGYMKNGNSIQYADSSHKALGISWGKNVPKYSWIDYKKMATICDGRGIIW, translated from the coding sequence ATGAAAAAAATAGTCGTTTTTACTGGGTTTCTAGTTATTTTCGCATTGACCATAGCCGCTGGTACCGCCTACGCGGATACGCCAGAACTCTATCCAAAGCTCAATCCGGACGGAACTAAGCCATACATTGATTATCCGATTGATGACGAAACGAAAGCGATCATCACTGAGAAGGAAAAGCTGGTTCAACTGTACTTGGAGGCTGAAGAAGGCAAGCGTTCGATTGCAGAAGTCGAAAAGGCATTACGTGCTTTTCAGGAGAAAATTGGTGAGGAGCCTGATATGACACTGACAGATAGTCTTAAGACGAACGCTGCCGCCAAGGGCATTAGCCTCACTCATCAGACGCAATCGAATTACTACTATTGCGGTCCTGCAACAGCGAGTATGATTATTCGAGCGAGAGGAGTGGCTAATACAACACAGAAACAAGCCGCTAAGAAACTTGGCACGACAAAAAGTGGTACACCTTGGTCTCTCGGGAAAGGAAAATACCCGATGAAAGACACGCTTAATCACTTTTTGAAAACTAAATATTACACACCTTACGGTGTTAACGTCAATGCGTCCAAGTTTAAACATCATGTAAAGTACACGATTGACAACGGTCGTGGCGTCGCTGCGAATACGTGGGAGGTCAAGGACGGTCCAAAATTAAAGGGACATCCCAAAAATGGGGAAATTCTTCATTGGGTTCCAATCTCCGGATACATGAAAAACGGGAACTCAATCCAATATGCAGATTCATCCCATAAGGCTCTTGGAATTAGCTGGGGCAAAAATGTGCCGAAGTATTCCTGGATTGACTACAAAAAAATGGCGACTATTTGTGACGGACGTGGGATCATATGGTAA
- a CDS encoding bifunctional riboflavin kinase/FAD synthetase: MQVIHLRYPLDQNITYSAAVLAIGTFDGVHVGHREVLGRAMQLSAKLHVSSAAMTFDPHPREVLGRKTDGEYLTPLAEKLRQFEQCGLDIAYVVHFDQQLAQLAPRDFVERFLIPLQVKGIVVGYNYAFGHKASGTTEDLIHLGQGRYEVDIVQPVQLKAQHVSSTTIRELLKQGDMGRAADLLGRPYAVDGEVVHGKGRGGKLLGFPTANLQLCGSYAVPRVGVYIVRVDTLSGTRYGAMSIGFNPTFDDQMPVPSLEVHLLDVDEDLYGQTLRIHFLHYLRPEKKFNDVSELIAQMQKDVADTRAWGEREQAQLKG; encoded by the coding sequence ATGCAAGTTATCCATTTACGTTATCCGTTAGATCAGAATATCACTTATTCCGCCGCCGTTTTGGCGATCGGTACGTTTGACGGCGTGCACGTCGGACACCGCGAAGTACTCGGGCGGGCGATGCAGCTTTCCGCAAAGTTACACGTATCGTCGGCGGCGATGACATTCGATCCGCATCCGCGCGAAGTTTTAGGGAGAAAGACGGATGGAGAATATTTAACACCGCTCGCAGAAAAACTACGGCAATTCGAACAGTGCGGTCTCGATATCGCGTACGTCGTACACTTCGACCAGCAGCTAGCTCAGCTCGCGCCGCGCGATTTCGTGGAACGCTTTCTCATTCCGTTGCAAGTGAAGGGGATTGTCGTCGGCTACAATTACGCCTTCGGGCACAAGGCGAGCGGGACGACGGAAGATTTAATTCACTTAGGCCAAGGGCGATACGAGGTCGACATCGTACAACCGGTGCAACTCAAGGCACAACATGTGAGTAGCACGACGATCCGCGAGCTACTCAAACAAGGAGACATGGGGCGTGCTGCAGACTTGCTTGGACGGCCGTACGCCGTCGACGGTGAAGTTGTGCACGGCAAGGGACGGGGAGGGAAACTACTCGGTTTCCCGACGGCAAACTTGCAATTGTGTGGCTCATACGCGGTGCCGCGCGTCGGCGTGTACATCGTTCGCGTCGATACATTGAGCGGCACGCGCTACGGCGCGATGAGTATCGGTTTCAATCCGACCTTCGACGATCAAATGCCGGTTCCTTCACTCGAAGTGCACCTACTCGATGTCGATGAAGATTTGTACGGCCAGACGTTGCGCATTCATTTTTTACATTATTTACGTCCGGAAAAGAAATTTAACGACGTCTCAGAGTTAATTGCGCAAATGCAAAAAGACGTGGCAGACACGCGCGCTTGGGGCGAACGGGAGCAGGCTCAGCTTAAGGGATAA